From a single Brassica oleracea var. oleracea cultivar TO1000 chromosome C5, BOL, whole genome shotgun sequence genomic region:
- the LOC106345050 gene encoding putative nuclease HARBI1 has protein sequence MVRWYLDDDDDDYDDEDEYEDDVLKPERLLQRTDRGAGWHHVQQLMHGSDQQCYDILRMNQRTFQDLCKMLATRYGLKETNNVYIEEGVAMFLEMVGQDKTVRVIAERYQRSLDTVKRKLEEVLSVLLKFAADVLKLEDGEFTRVCPALRDDDRYWPCFKDCIGALDGTHISVRPPKRNEEAYRGRKQEPTMNVLAICNFDMKFIYAYVGLPDRAHDTKVLTYCARNEPFFPHPPNGKYYLVDAGYPTRIGYLGQYRRVRYHLDQFNRGGPPTNSREVFNRRHSSLRSVIERTFGVWKAKWRILDRRHPKYGLIKWIKLVTATMALQNFIQKRRISYTW, from the exons ATGGTTAGGTGGTACTTGGATGATGATGATGATGATTATGATGATGAGGATGAATATGAGGACGATGTGCTTAAGCCAGAGAGATTGCTTCAAAGAACAGATCGAGGTGCTGGATGGCATCATGTTCAGCAGCTTATGCACGGGTCAGATCAACAGTGTTATGATATTCTTCGCATGAATCAGAGGACATTTCAAGATTTGTGTAAGATGTTAGCGACGAGATATGGGTTAAAAGAGACGAACAATGTCTATATTGAAGAAGGGGTTGCAATGTTCCTTGAAATGGTGGGTCAAGATAAGACGGTACGGGTTATTGCAGAAAGATATCAACGTTCGTTGGATACGGTCAAAAGGAAACTTGAAGAGGTTTTGAGTGTTCTCTTGAAATTTGCTGCAGATGTACTAAAACTAGAAGATGGTGAGTTCACAAGAGTATGTCCTGCTTTGAGAGATGATGATCGATACTGGCCATGTTTTAAAGATTGTATTGGGGCATTGGATGGAACTCATATCTCAGTTCGCCCTCCTAAGCGAAATGAAGAAGCATACCGAGGTAGAAAACAGGAGCCGACCATGAATGTCCTTGCTATATGTAACTTCGATATGAAGTTCATATATGCTTATGTGGGTTTACCGGATAGAGCACATGACACAAAGGTATTGACTTACTGTGCGAGGAACGAGCCCTTTTTTCCACATCCGCCAAATGGAAAGTACTATTTGGTTGATGCGGGATATCCCACAAGAATAGGGTATCTTGGTCAGTATCGCAGAGTTCGGTACCATCTCGATCAGTTCAACAGAGGAGGACCGCCAACGAACAGTCGAGAGGTGTTTAACCGGAGACATTCAAGCTTGCGATCAGTGATTGAACGGACATTTGGAGTATGGAAAGCAAAATGGAGAATTCTTGACCGTAGGCATCCAAAGTATGGTTTGATCAAATGGATAAAGCTAGTAACAGCAACGATGGCTCTACAAAACTTCATAC AGAAGAGAAGAATATCATACACATGGTGA
- the LOC106293645 gene encoding uncharacterized protein LOC106293645 produces the protein MNSVGREFIPRKFEERFSKKWIWDRFKNKVDVCRKAYVKFKKLTHNRTGLVYDAMGRLEMPDAWWDQRIAEWPGARKYKNKVPPNMDMFEAEFGAVSVTGAEGWCAQQGEASLDSRMDAEKEDESDSADTDMPAPREGTSRAGCSKSKRKRKEVDQEPYVVRNAILAEKNKIAERMLEIMAEDRVVLQQDRKFRLDKVLEILNELPGVIKWSPFHIAAVSHLKADEGNRLAFISFPSDDDRISYLEHMIGIKIYGGL, from the exons ATGAATTCAGTTGGAAGAGAGTTCATCCCTAGGAAGTTTGAAGAGAGATTTAGTAAGAAATGGATATGGGACAGGTTTAAGAACAAGGTTGATGTTTGTAGAAAAGCATATGTCAAGTTTAAGAAGCTGACTCACAACAGAACCGGACTTGTCTATGATGCTATGGGACGGTTGGAGATGCCAGATGCTTGGTGGGATCAACGCATAGCG GAATGGCCAGGTGCAAGAAAGTATAAGAACAAAGTACCTCCAAACATGGATATGTTTGAAGCAGAGTTTGGTGCTGTTAGTGTGACTGGAGCAGAAGGATGGTGTGCTCAGCAAGGAGAAGCTAGCTTAGATTCTAGAATGGATGCAGAAAAGGAAGATGAATCAGATTCTGCTGACACAGATATGCCAGCACCAAGAGAAGGAACAAGTAGAGCTGGATGTTCAAAGTCAAAAAGAAAGCGTAAAGAAGTTGATCAAGAGCCTTATGTTGTACGAAATGCAATTCTGGCAGAAAAAAATAAGATAGCTGAAAGGATGTTAGAGATAATGGCAGAGGATCGTGTGGTGTTGCAACAGGATCGTAAGTTCCGTTTAGACAAAGTATTGGAGATACTTAATGAGCTGCCTGGAGTGATTAAGTGGTCACCATTTCACATTGCTGCTGTTAGCCATCTCAAAGCTGATGAAGGAAACAGACTGGCCTTTATATCTTTCCCTAGTGATGATGATAGGATTAGCTACCTTGAGCATATGATTGGAATTAAGATTTATGGAGGATTGTAG